The following are from one region of the Hypanus sabinus isolate sHypSab1 chromosome 14, sHypSab1.hap1, whole genome shotgun sequence genome:
- the LOC132404921 gene encoding uncharacterized HIT-like protein Synpcc7942_1390, which translates to MSRVVALGRPGVSALRGILGLTATLLAPRLGTCAEKGYCSSNVNDNEVLKAKLADEARKKYGDQPPTLFSKIIDKSISADIIYEDDQCLSFRDVNPQGPVHFLVIPKVPIPRISATADDDKELLGHLLIVAKNLAKKEGLTDGYRVVINDGKNGAQSVYHLHIHVIGGRQMGWPPG; encoded by the exons ATGAGCCGGGTTGTTGCACTGGGGCGGCCCGGGGTGTCTGCTCTCCGCGGAATTCTCGGTCTGACTGCGACATTGCTTGCGCCCAGACTCGGCACCTGTGCGGAG AAAGGCTACTGTTCATCAAATGTTAATGATAATGAAGTGCTGAAAGCAAAGTTGGCTGATGAAGCAAGGAAGAAATATGGAGATCAACCACCTACATTATTCTCAAAAATCATTGATAAATCGATTTCTGCTGATATTATTTATGAAGATGATCAG TGCTTGTCTTTCAGAGACGTAAATCCTCAGGGTCCAGTTCACTTTCTTGTGATACCCAAAGTGCCGATACCACGAATTAGTGCCACAGCAGATGATGACAAGGAG CTTCTGGGACATTTATTGATAGTGGCTAAAAACCTTGCAAAGAAAGAAGGGCTCACAGATGGCTACAGAGTGG TGATTAATGATGGAAAGAATGGAGCACAGTCTGTGTACCACTTACACATCCATGTGATTGGAGGTCGTCAGATGGGCTGGCCCCCTGGTTAG